AGGTCGCCCGGACCCAGGCGGCGGCGCGCGAGGCGAAGGAAGGCGTCGGCCGATCCATCTGTGTTCAACCCGCCGCAGCGCCCGTCAGCGCGACAATCCCATGGATGCCGTCAGTCCACCGTCCATGGTCAGGGTGGCCCCGGTCAGATAGCCGGCCAGCGGCGACATGAGATAGGCCACGAGGCCGCCGATCTCCTCCGGCCGGGCAAACCGGCCGGCCGGAATCTGGCTCTCCATCTTGTCGCGATAATCGGCATATTTCGCCATCATATCGGTATCGACGAAGCCCGGAGCGACGATATTGACGCTCACGCCGCGCTTGGCGCTTTCGATGGCCAGCGTCCGGCAATAGGCCGCGAGCGCGGCCTTCGAGGCGCCGTAGGCGGCATTGCCCTGGTTCGACCGCTCGGCGGTGACCGACCCGATCGCGACGATCCGCCCGGAACGGGCGCGCATCATCGGCCGGACCAGCGCGGAGACGAGCCGGGTGAAGGCGAAGAAGTTGATCTGCATCACCGTCTCGGCCTTGCCCTGGTCCATGACCGCGGCGAGCTGGTCGTAGGGCTGGCCGGCATTGTGGACGAGCCCGTAATAAGCGTCCTGCTCGGCGAGCTCGGCAGCGAAATCCTCGACCGCCTGCTTGTCGGCCAGGTCGACGCTGCGGATCGCGACATCGCGGCCCGGATGCGCCGCGCGGATCTCGGCGGCCAGGGCCTCGGCCGCCTCTCCCGAGGAGCGGACCGTGAAGGTGACGTCGTGCCCGGCCTCGGCGAGGGCGCGGACGATCGCCGCCCCCATCCCCTTGGCGCCGCCGGTGACCAGGACGCGTCCCATCACGCCGGTTCCTTCGCCAGCACCAGGCAGACGTTCTGTCCGCCGAAACCGAAGGAATTGGAGATCGCTCTGGTCACCTCGGCCTTGCGCGCGACGTTCGGCACCACGTCGAGATCGATCGAGGGATCGGCCTCGCCATAGTTGATGGTCGGCGGAATGACGCCACGGCCGATGGTCATCAGCGTGAACACCGCCTCGATCGCGCCGGCGGCCGACAGCGTATGGCCGATCATCGACTTGTTCGAGGAGACGGCGATCGATTTCAGGTGATCGCCGAACACGGCCGAGAGCCCGACATATTCCATCTTGTCGTTCTCCGGCGTCGAGGTGCCGTGCGCATTGACATATTGGACGTCGGCCGGGGTGACGCCGGCCTCGTCGAGCGCGTTGCGGATGCAGCCGATGATCGGCGCGCCGTCCGGGCTCGACCGGGTGCGGTGGAACGAATCGGCCATTTCGCCGCAGCCTTCCACGACGCCGAGGATCCTGGCCCCGCGTGCCTTGGCGTGATCGTAGGATTCGAGCACCAGCGCGCCCGCGCCTTCCGCCATGACGAAGCCATCGCGGTCGCGCGAGAACGGCCGGGCCGCCGCCTCGGGCTTCTCGTTGCGGGTCGAGAGCGCCGAGAGCAGCGAGAAGCGCACCAGCGATTCCTGGTTGGCCGAGCCGTCGGCGCCGATCACCAGCGCGGCATCGGTCTCGCCGCGCCGGATCGCCTCGACGGCAAGCTGAATGGCGGTCGCGCCGGTGGCGCAGGCGGTCGACACGGAAATCGGCGCGCCCTTGGTGCCGAAGCGGTCGGCCAGCTCGTCGCTCACCGAGCCGAACAGGAACCGCGTCTGCATGGCCGAGAAGTCCTTCGCCGCCGCGCCCTTGAGCAGCTCGCCATAGGTGACGGCGTCGGGCCGCCCGCCGGCGCGGGCGAGTTCCTGGCGCTGCGGCCATTCGAGCTCCACCGGCGGCATGCCGAGGAACAGCGGGCCGGGGAAATCGCCGTCCGCGCCGAGGCCGGCTTCCGCAACGGCCTCGTCGGCCGCCAGGGCGGCCATTTTGGTCGTCAGGTCGGGAGCATTGTCGAACGGCACGAAATCCACCGTGCCGCCGATCGTCGTCCTGAGGCCGTCGACCGGAAAGCGGGTCAGCCGGTGGATGCCGGACACGCCGGCCGTCAGCTTGGCCCAGTTGTCCTCCTTGCCCTGTCCGAGCGAGGTGACCACGCCCATGCCGGTCACCACCACCACGGGACGTCCATGCTTGTCCTTCGCCGCGCCAGCCATGCCGGTCTCCCTCAGATCGCTTCCACGAGGCCGAGACCCTCGCCGCGCCAATGGCCGACCGAGGTTACCACCGCCTGCTTCACCTTGCGTGTCATGGCCGCTTCGGTCGGCGACCCGCCGACCGGCGGAACGGCCTCACCGCGCGCCACCATCATGGCGGCGAGCGCGATATTGGCCGGGAAGGTCGCTTCCACGCTGTGGCCGATCACCGAGCCGGTGGCGCGGGTCGGCACCCGGCGCTGATCGAGGAGGTCGCGCTCGATGGCGACCGGTCCGGCGACGCCGGTGCTGCCCGAAACCACCACGGTCGCGCCCGGCACCAGCTGGGGCGAGATGGCGTTCCACTGCACCGCCAGGGAATGTTCGGCCTGTCCCGGCTTGCGCGCCGTGCGGTCGGAGGTGACCGTCGTCAGCCTGGCGATCGGCTTGGCGCCACGCTTCTCGGCATGTTCGCGCGCCTCGATCACCAGGAACGCGCCGACCGAGCCGAGAATGGTGCCGCCGCCCGCGCTCTGGCGCTCCCAGACCGGGGCCCAGGGCTTGGTCCAGTTCATGTGGCCGAGCTCGAAATGCAGGATCGTATCGGGTCGCTCGGCCGAATAGGCGCCGCCGACCAGGAACAGGTCGCCCTGCCCGGCATGGCAGCGCGCCAGCGCGACGCGCACGGCATCGACCCCGGCCATTTCCTCGCCCATCAGGGTGCGCGAGGAGCCGACCACCCCGTGGACGATCGAAATATTGCCGGCCAGCAGGTTGGAAAGCTGGGCCAGGAACAGGGTCGGCCTCAGATCGTTCATCAGCCGCTCGTTGAGGAAGGCGCCCGGTGCGTTGGATGCTTCGAGGCCGGTCAGCACCTGGCCGTCGACAGCATAGTCGCGCTCGCCACCGCCGGCGGCGACGACCATGTGCATGCTGGACAGGAGCGCCTTGTCGCCCTTCACCCCGGCATCGTCGAGCGCCAGGCCCGCCGCATAGGTGCCGAGCCGCTGCCAGGCCTCCATCTGCCGCCGGTCGCCCCGGTCGGGGATCTGCTTGACGACGTCGATGGCGACCGCCGGATGCACGTGATAGGGCGCGTAGGTGGCCGAATCGACCTTCAGCCAGGCGTCCTTATCTCCGCCAAGGGCGGCCCAATGCGCATCGAGCCCCTCGCCGAGCGCCGTGACAAGGCCGATCCCGGTGATCCAGGCCTCGCGTTCCCGGGCAATCGACATCAAGCACTCCTCATTTATCGCATTGTTGTCAGGCGGCTTCGAGCTTTTCGAACGGGAACTCGAGGCGCTCGCCCCATTCGCGGATCATCAGGGCGAATTTTGGATCTGGGAAGGTCTTCACCGCAAACTTGATCTCGGCTTCCGCAACCTTCTTGCCCTGGCGGGTAATGAAGGCCTTGGTCACCGCGTAGCCGGAGCCGTCGCCGACGAGTTGGGCGGTGACTTCGAGCGGCGTCGAAGGCTGCACGAAATCGCGCATCTTGGCCGAATTGGTGCCGACCAGGAACGGCATGGCGGTCAGCTTGTTCAGGCCGAGAATCAGCCAGCCCGAGGTCTGGGCCATGGCCTCGATCATCAAGACGCCCGGCAGCAGCGGGTAGCCGGGGAAATGCCCTTCGAAAACCGGGCTCTCCGCAGGCACGTCCGCCGCCGCCGTCAAAGTCTTCGCCTGCGCGTCGAACGACAGGACGCGCGTGATCATCTGGAAATATTCGAGCCGCATGGAACGCGGACCTCCCGTCAGCGGGACCGCACTCGACAGGGCCCGGACCGATGAACGAAGCAAAGCCCCGAAACGAGTGAGGGCCCCGGCGACGTCAGGCGCGCGCCGGCGTCACGCCGTCTTGGCGGCGACCAGCTCGTCGATCTTCGTGCACAGCGCACCGAGCACGAAATAGTCCTCGGTCTTCGCCTTGCCCTCGTTCACCTCCTGCGTCCACTTCTCGAGCGGCAGCTTGATCCCGAACGCCTTGTCGATCGCGAAGGCGATGTCGAGGAAGTCGAGCGAATCGATGCCGAGATCATCGATCGCGTGGCTTTCCGGCGTGATCTTCTCCAGCGGAATGTCGCAGGTTTCCGAGATGATCTTCGAGACGGTTTCGAAGGTGGACGACATTATTGAGGGTCTCCGTGCGGGCCGCCATCCGGCGAATAGATGCGAGACAATAGGAGGCGGGTGCCCGCGAGGGGCATCGTTTAGGCTTCGGGCCTGCTATAGAGGAGCCGTCGCAAGTCATCAACCCTCCGCATTCCCGACCGACAGGGGTAAGTTCGCGTTAACCCTCGCCTCTCCGGGCCGCCGGCTCGACGCCGGCCGCCCTGCCCCCGGGCGCCGGCGAGTTGACGAGGCCCGTCCTGCCCTTTAGGCAGCGCCACTCGTTTTTCACAGAGCGCGCTGCGCTCCCGAAAGCCAAACCGGACCTCAAGGAGAATCCGATGCGCGCGCTCCGTCTCCATGGTGACCGCGACCTCCGCCTGGAAGAGATCGAGGACGCGCCGGCGCCCGCGGCGGGCGAGGTCCGCATCAGGATCGCCGCCGTCGCGCTGAATCACATCGACGTCTGGGGCTTTCGCGGCATGGCCTTCGCCAAGCGGAAGATGCCGCTGGTGGTGGGCGCCGAGGCCTCCGGCACGATCGATGCCGTCGGAGCCGGCGTCACCCGCTTCAAGGCGGGCGACAAGGTCGCCATGTTCGGCGCCAAGACCTGCGGAACCTGCGTCTACTGCCGGTCGAACCGCGACAATCTCTGCGAGAATGTCGGCGGCGTCATGGGTTTCCATATCGACGGCTTCGCCTGCGAATACGTCACCATGGAAGAGCGGCTGGTCGTGCCGGTTCCCGCCGGCGTCTCGCTGACCGATGCCGCGACCGCACCGATCACCTTCTCGACCGTCGAGCACATGCTGTTCGACAACTGCAGGCTCCAGCCCGGCGAAACCGTGCTGGTCCAGGCCGGCGGCTCCGGCATCGGCACCGTGGCGATCAAGGTGGCCAAGGCGCTCGGCTGCACCGTCATCACGACCGTCGGCGATGACGAAAAGGCCGAGAAGGCGCGCGCCATCGGCGCCGACCACGTCATCAACTACCGCACCGAGCGCTTCGAAGGCGTCGTCCGCAAGATCACCAAGAAGAAGGGCGTCGACGTCGTGTTCGAGCATACCGGCGCCGATACCTGGAACGGCTCGCTCCTGTGCATGAAGCGCGGCGGCCGGCTGGCGACCTGCGGCGCCACCTCGGGCGCCACCGTCCAGATGAACCTGATGCAGCTGTTCCAGCAGCAGTACAAGATCCTCGGCTCGTTCGGCGCGCCGATCCGGGCGATCGCCGACGGCCTGAAGCGGATCGCCGACGGCGTCTCGCCGGTCATCGACACCGAATTGCCGATGGACCGGTTCCAGGAGGCGCTCGACCGGCTGGAGAGCCGCCGCGTCTTCGGCAAGATCCTCGTCAAGATCTAAGCGCGGCCCGTCCCTTGGTCCGCTGGATCCGCCACAACTATCCCTGGGCCATGCTGCCGCTCGACTGGGTGGTGGGCGTACTCGTGCTCGTCGGGCTGCGTCTCGTCCGTTCGCTCGGCCCGGACCGGGCGAGCGATCTCGGCGCCTTCGTGGCGCCGCGCATCGGCCGGCTCATCAAGGCGAACCGCACCGGCTATGCCAATCTGAAGGCCGCCTTTCCCGAGAAGTCCGAGGCCGAGATCCAGGCGATCCTGCGCGGCGTCTGGGAAAATCTCGGCCGCACCGCCTGCGAATACGCCTGCATGGACGACCTCTGGGACTTCGACGTCGCGAGGCCGAACCAGGGTCGCATCATCACCGACGACGTGCCGCTTTATGAAAGGCTGCGCGACGACGGCAAGCCGGCGATCTTCTTCGCCGCCCATCTCGCCAACTGGGAGATGCCGGCGGTGGCCGCGGCCGCCCACGGGCTCGACACCACCGCGCTCTACCGCATGCCCAACAATCGCTTCGTGGCGCGGGCGATCGCCAAGATCCGCGGCCGGACCATGGGCAAGATGGTCGCCTCCGGCGGCGCCGGCGTGCTGCAGCTTGCCCGTGAGCTGGAGCGCAACAACCATATCGGCATGCTGATCGACCAGCACCTGGCGCGCGGCGTCGACGTCACCTTTTTCGGGCGCCCGGCCAAGGCCAATCCCACTGCCGCCAAGCTCGCCCGCGAATTCGACTGCCCGGTCCACGGCGCTCGGGTGATCCGCCTGCCCGGCAACCGGTTCCGGCTGGAGGCGACCGAGGAGCTCGTGCTGCCGCGGGACGCCGATGGCCGGATCGACGTCAAGGGCGCCATGCAGGTGATGACCGACGTCGTCGAATCCTGGGTGCGGGAACATCCCGAACAGTGGCTCTGGCTGCATCGCCGCTGGCGCTGAACCGCGCACCGTTAACGACGCTGCTTGTCAGCCGAATGACAGACTATGGACAAATCCGATTTGTGTATTAAGCTTTGTCCCGTGGTTCACAGCGGCGGTGAACGATCATGCAAGGCCAGAGACTTTATTGGCAGGCTGCGCGCGTCGATCGTGAGGTAACGTTCGAGAAGCCCGCAGGGACTTGGCGCATCGCTCTGCTTGCCAGTATTGGCCTGTGGGGGCTGATTGCGACCGCTCTCATGCAACTGATCGGCGCATAGCCCGCTCCTCGCGCGGCGCGGCGCAAGCGACTTTGCTTCAGTCTTCGCGTGTCTTCTGCCAGTCGGCCCGGCGACTGTCGATCCGTGCGTTGAGGAGCGCTTGGCTGTTCCAGTCATAGGTGGCGTGGAACTGCGACGCGAGACCCGGCGCGACCACTTCCATGAAGTCCTCGACATAGGGGCCGCTTGAACCCGGCCCGTAATAGGCGAGCGCGAAAGCATTAGCCTCCTCGCTCAGCATGGTTTCCGTCAGCACGCCGTCGACTTCGTAGAACACCGCGAGCGCGGTCATGTCGCGCCTGAGATAGGCCGCGATCGGACGCTCGAGCTGGGCCCTGCATTCGGGGCTCAACAGGCCTCGCTCGATGAGCCAGCCGAAGAAATAAGCAGGAAGCATGCCGGCCCGCTCGTGGGGCAGGCGGAATTCCTCGACCGTCTCGGCGTGGTGTTTCGCCTTGTCGTAGATCGGCCGGAGCCTGGAAAGGTCGACCGCCGCATCTGCCGGCTCAGGCGGGTCGTAACCGCCCTCGATCGCCGCCAGCGCCGCATAGCCGAGCGAGCGGCCGTCATAGGCCAGCCCGCGGCCTATCCCGTCGGCAAGATCGATGACGATCGCCTCGAAATCGAGCACCGTGGCCGGCCAGCCGTGCTCGGGCCGGGCATGCGACATGACCACCGGCCGACGATAGCTCAGCATCTGCCGGTTGCCGCGCTCGAGATCGAGCCGCCAAGCATAGTCCGGGCGCCGCGCGACGACGGTCTCGCCCAGCACGATCGCCACGTCCATCAGCATGGACAGGGCGATGTGCTGCCCGCCCTTGTCGCTGCCGAGCCAGCGCGGATAGCCGTCGCCGTATCCGGTGAGGCCTTCGATGACAATGGCGGGCCATTCGGCCCGCGACCAGGCGTGCAGCGCATCGAGCAGCGGCCGCGGATCCGCTGCGGCAAGCCCGCCGGCGAGGTCGATGCCGAACCGGCCGACGAGCTCGCCGAGAGCCGCCAAGCGCGCCGGCCGCTGCTCCAGGAGGTAGGCGAGATTGGCGTCGCATTGCTTGCGGGTCACCGCCTTCGGCGGTCCCGGATGCGGCGCCCGATACTGCGGATAAGCTGCCAGAAGCCCCGGCAGCCGGCCCGATTCCTTCGGCCGCGGCGGCAGCCCGCCGCCGCCAAGACGCCCAAACCAACGCATCAGCCGATCGCGCATGGCCAAACTCCGGAACGACTTTGCCGGCGATCTTGGGCGGCCGCCGCAGCGCCGGTCAATGTCCTGGCCTTGCCCGCCGTTGACCACCCTTGCGACGTGCCCCCTTTCCCGCATCGCCGAAGGCCCTTAAACAAAGAGCCCGTTTGCGGGGGTGCGTATCGGCCCATGACAGCATATTCGATCGATGCCGTGGTCATCGGCGCCGGCGTTGTGGGCCTCGCCGTTGCGCGCCGCCTGGCGCTCGCCGGCCGGGAAACGCTGGTCATCGAAGCCGCCGACGCCATCGGGACCGGGACATCCTCGCGCAACAGCGAGGTGATCCATGCCGCGCTCTATTATCCGACGGGATCGCTGAAGGCCGCCGCCTGCCTGCGCGGCAAGGAGCTGCTCTACCGCTATGCGGCCGACCGCGGCGTGCGGGCCGAAAACTGCGGCAAGCTGATGGTGGCGACCGAAACCGCGCAATTGCCGAAACTCCAGGCGATCTGGGACCAGGCCCATGCCAATGGCGTCACGGGCCTTGCCTGGATGACGCCGGAGGATGTCCGCGCCATCGAGCCGGAAGTGGCCTGCGTCAAGGCCTTCATGTCCGGCACGACCGGCATCGTCGACAGCCACGGCCTGATGCTGGCGCTGCAGGGCGACCTGGAAGATGCCGGCGGCATGGTCGCCTTCGAAACACCCGTCCTGTCGGCCGAAATCGCCGCGGACGGCATCGTCCTGCAGACTGGCGGAACCGCGCCGGCCGAGATCGCCACGCCCCTGCTGGTCAATGCAGCCGGCCATTTCGCGCCCAAATTCCTGCATGACCTCAAGGGCTTTCCGGCCGACTGGATTCCGCGGCAATGGTACGCGAAGGGCAATTATTTCGCTCTGACCGGCCGTCAGCCGTTCTCCCGGCTCGTCTATCCCATGCCCGATGCCGCGGGGCTCGGCGTGCACGCGACCATCGACCTGCAGGGCCGCTGCCGTTTCGGCCCCGACGTCGAGTGGGTCGAGAACGAGCATGACCTCGTGGTCGACCCGGCGCGCTCCGCCGGCTTCTATGCCGCCATCCGCAGCTATTGGCCCGGGTTGCCCGACGATGCCCTGCAGCCCGACTATGCCGGCATCCGGCCGAAGCTGCACGGGCCCGGCACGCCGATGCCCGACTTCCGCGTGGATGGTCCGGAGGCACACGGCATATCCGGCCTCGTCAATCTGCTCGGCATCGAAAGCCCGGGGCTCACCGCCTCGCTCGCCCTTGCCGATATCGTCGCCGAGCGCCTCGGCCTTGCCGTCCTGGAGACCGTCTGATGACCGACCCAGCCTCCCTGCCCGCGCTCGGCGCGACCGCGACCGCCGACGCCATCGCCGCCGGCAAGACCACGGCAGCCGCCGTGATCGACGCGGCGCTCGCCCATATCGCCCGCGACAACGACCGGCTGCACGCCTTCATCCTGGTGCTGGCCGACGAGGCACGGGCCGAAGCCGCCCTGCTGGACCAGCTCCAGGCGCGCGGCCATCGGCGCGGTCCGCTGCATGGCGTGCCGGTGGCGGTGAAGGACATCATCGATGTCGGCGGCCAGAGAACCCGGGCCGGCTCGGCGACGCGCGATCACCTGCCGCCGGCAAGCTTCGATGCCGCCGCCGTGGCGCGGCTGCGCGCCGCCGGCGCCGTGGTCATCGGCAAGACCCATACGGTGGAATATGCCTTCGGCGGCTGGGGCACCAATGTGGTGGCCGGCACCCCGGTCAACCCGCACGACATTGCCGTGCCGCGCGTGCCGGGCGGCTCGTCGTCCGGCTCGGGCGTCGCGGTCGGCGCCGGGATGGTGCCGCTCGCCTTCGGCACCGACACGGGCGGCTCGGTGCGCCTGCCGGCGGCCTGGTGCGGCGCCGTCGGCTACAAGACCTCGTTCGGCCTCGTCGGCCGCTCCGGCGTCGTGCCGCTGGCGCTCGCCTTCGATACGATCGGGCCGATCGCGCGCACCGTGCGCGACGCCGCGGTCATGGGCCAGGCCATGCTCGGCTCCGATCCGGCCGATCCCGCGACGGCCGGCGCGCCCGGCCTCGACCTCGTCTCGGGCCTGGAAGCCGGCGTGAAGGGCCTGACCATCGGGCTGGTCAGCCTCGACCACGACATGGCCGTGGATGTCGAGGTGGCCGCAGCGATCGAAACCGCGTCCCGCGCGCTGGAACGGGCCGGCGCCCGCATCGTCCGCCTCATGCTGCCGGAAACGCTCGCGACCTATACCGCCGCCTGCGGCGAGCTGATGATGGTCGAGGGCTATTGCCGCCACGGCGCCTTCGCCGACAGCGACCCGCCGGCGCTCGGCGCGCCGGTCGCGGCGCGCATCCGCGGCGGCGCCAGCCTTTCCGGCCCCGCCCTGTTCAACGGCCTCGAGCAGCGCGCCGAGCGCATCGTCGCGGCGAATGTCGCGCTCGAGGGGATCGACGCGCTGATTCTGCCGACCACCGCCGTCCCCGCCATCCCGATCGCCGAAGTCGACGAGACGGCAGCGCCCGGCGCGCTCACGCGCTTCGTCAACTATCTCGAATGGACGGCGGTCTCCGTGCCGGTCGCCCGGACCGCGGGCGGCCTGCCGATCGGCCTCCAGGTGGTGGCGCGACGCTTCGCCGATCCCCTGGCGCTGCGCATCGCCCGCGCCGCGGAGCTCAATGCCGGCGGACCGCTGCCCCTGCCCATCTAGGGGGCGGCCGATAGTGCCGGCTCCCCTCGCCCCTGCGACAGCCTCCTCGCGCCGCGCCTGACTGAAACGTGGTGAAGACCGCCCCTCCATTGGGAAGGAGGCGGATGCTCCGTCTCGGCCAGCTCCAATACATATTGTCTGATTTTATATTTTCTGTATATTCCCGTTCGCCGCGCATCGCGCAGCAGGACTTCCAACGACCTCACAAGAGGCGCCTGTCCGAAGGGGAACCCACAGATGACCGCGACGACCCTGCCCGACGGCGCCAGGACGCCGTTCTATGTCAGCCTCTCCTTCCAGATGGCGCTCGGCCTGGTGCTGGGCGGCATGGTCGGCTGGCTCTGGCCCGATATCGGCACCCAGCTCAATCCGCTCGCGACCGCCTTCGTCAAGCTCATCAAGATGATCGCGGGGCTCATCGTGTTCCTCACCATCGTCACCGGCCTCGCCCAGATGGAGCGCGGCGTCGGCCTCGGCCGGATCGGCATCGCGGCGATCGTCTATTTCGAGATCGTCAGCACGCTCGCGCTGATGCTCGGCATGGTCCTCGGCAATATCTTCCAGCCCGGCCTCGGGCTGACGCTACCGGCCGACGGCGCCGCCGCCGTCGCCCGTATCGCCGAGGGCGGCAAGGCGCTTTCGACGGTCGAGTTCCTGCTCGGCATCATTCCGAAGACGGTGCCCGATGCGCTGGCCGGCGGCATCATGCTGCAGGTCCTCCTGGTCTCGCTGCTGTTCGGCTACGGGCTGCACCTGCTGGGCGAGAGAGCCGCGCCCGTGGTGCGCGACCTGACCGTGCTGACCGAGCTCGTCTTCAAGGTCATGGGCCTCATCCTGAAGGTCGCGCCGATCGGCATTTTCGGCGCCGCCGCCTTCACCCTCGGCAAGTTCGGCCTCGCCTCGCTGCTGCCCCTGGCCAAGCTCATCGCCCTCGTCTATGCCGGCTGCGCGCTGTTCATCGTGGTCGTGTTCGGCCTCGTCGCGCGTCTCTCCGGCTTCAGCCTGTGGTCCTTCCTCGTGCGGATCCGCGAGGAGGTCATCATCGCCTTCACCACCACCTCGTCGGAAGCCGCCCTGCCCGGCCTGATGCGCAAGCTCGAGGCCGCCGGCTGCAGCAAGCAGGTCACCGGCTTCGTCGTGCCCGCCGGCTTCTCGTTCAACCTGGACGGCTCGTCGATCTACATGACCCTGGCCGCGCTGTTCATCGCCCAGGCCGCCGGCATCCAGCTCGGCCTTGCCGAACAGCTGTCCCTGCTGCTCGTCTTCCTGCTCACCTCCAAGGGCATAGCCGGCGTCTCCGGCGGCGCCTTCGTGACGCTCGCCGCCTCGCTCCTGATGTTCCCGGATATTCCGCTCGCCGGCCTGGCACTGATCCTCGGCATCGACCGGATCATGGATTCGGCCCGCACCGTCACCAATGTCATCGGCAACGGTGTTGCCACCATGGCCATTGCCGGCTGGTATGGCCAGCGCGGCACGGCCGGAAGCGCCGGCGACGCCGACCCGCCGGCTGCGGCGGACATCGCCGAACCCGTCCTGATCCAGAGACCCTGACCCATGCGAGAGCCCGCCTATATCGACCCGCGCAACGGAACGCTCTATCCGCTCGACCAGCCGCGCTGGTGCTCCGACGACCGTCAGCCGCTGATGATCACGGAGCTCAGGGGCCTGACGCGCGACGAGATCGAACGCGGCACCCGCTCGCTCTGGCGCTACCGGGCGAGCCTGCCGGTCGAGATCGCCAGGCCGATCTCCATGGGCGAGGGCATGACCCCGCTCGTCGAGGGGAACTGGGGCGACCTGCGCCCCTTCTTCAAGCTCGAATGGTTCAACCCGACATCGAGCTTCAAGGACCGCGGCACGACGGTCATGCTGTCGGCGCTGCGCCAGCTTGGCGTCGACGCCGTGCTGGAGGACAGTTCCGGCAATGGCGGCGCCTCGGTCGCCGCCTATGGCGCCGCCGGCGGACTGAGGACCAAGGTCCTCGCCCCGGCCTATGCCTCGCCCGCCAAGATCGCCCAGATCAGGGCCTATGGCGCCGAGGTTCAGCTGGTCGAGGGGCCGCGCGAGGAATCGCAGGCCGAGGCGATCAGGCAGTCGGACGCGGTCTTCTACGCGAGCCACAACTGGCAGCCCTTCTTCCTGCAGGGCACCAAGTCGCTCGCCTATGAGATCTGGGAGGATTTGGGCTTCAGCACGCCCGACAACGTCATCGTGCCGGTCGGCGCCGGCAGCAGCCTGCTCGGCTGCCATATCGGCTTCAGGGAACTGCTCGCCGCAGGCCAGATCGCGCGCATGCCGCGGCTGTTCGCGGCCCAGCCGCTCGCCTGCTCGCCCATCGATGCGAGCTTCCGCGCGGGCGTCGACACGCCGGTCGCCCGGCCGGTCGCAAAGACGGTCGCCGAAGGCACGGCGATCAAGGCGCCGCTGCGCCTCGCCCAGATGATCGCCGCGCTGAAAGAGACCGCCGGCGACACCGTGGCCGTCACCGAGGGAGAGATCGTCGCCGCGCTGAAGCGGCTCGCCGCCCAAGGCCTGATGGTCGAACCGACCTCGGCGACTGCCGCCGCCGCGCTCGATCATCTGGTCGCCCGTGGCAGCATCCGCGCCGGCGAGCGCACCGTCGTCGTCGTGACCGGCACCGGCATCAAGAGCGCCGGCCTGATTTCCGAGCTGTTCGGCGCGGCCGCGCCATGAGCCGGGACGAGAGGGAGCCGGCCATGACCGAAACCAAGGCGAACAAGACCACGCGCGAACAGGCGGTGCTGCTCGCCGAGCTGAAGCAGGTCGCGGCCGGCCTTGCCGAAACCTTCGCGCCGTTCTGCGAGGTGGTCGTGCACGACCTGCGCGATCCGCGGCACGCGATCTATGCCATCAACAACAACCTCTCGGGACGCGCGGTCGGCGATCCCGCGACCGAGCTCGGCCTCGCCCGCATCGCCGACCCCGACTATCCGCAGGTGATCGCCAACTATGCCAACCAGTTCGCCGACGGGCGGCAGGCCAAGAGCACCTCGATCGGGATCAAGGATTCGACCGGGCAATATGTCGCGGCGCTCTGCCTCAACATCGATCTCAGCCTGTTCCGCAGCCTGCAGACGGCGCTCGGACAGTTTGCCAGCGTCGACCAGGCCGGCCCCGCGCGGGAATCGCTCAATCCGGCCGGCGCCGAGGCCATCCGGGCACGCATCGACGCGTTCGCGGCGCG
This portion of the bacterium YEK0313 genome encodes:
- a CDS encoding lipid A biosynthesis lauroyl acyltransferase, which gives rise to MVRWIRHNYPWAMLPLDWVVGVLVLVGLRLVRSLGPDRASDLGAFVAPRIGRLIKANRTGYANLKAAFPEKSEAEIQAILRGVWENLGRTACEYACMDDLWDFDVARPNQGRIITDDVPLYERLRDDGKPAIFFAAHLANWEMPAVAAAAHGLDTTALYRMPNNRFVARAIAKIRGRTMGKMVASGGAGVLQLARELERNNHIGMLIDQHLARGVDVTFFGRPAKANPTAAKLAREFDCPVHGARVIRLPGNRFRLEATEELVLPRDADGRIDVKGAMQVMTDVVESWVREHPEQWLWLHRRWR
- the lhgO gene encoding L-2-hydroxyglutarate oxidase LhgO; the protein is MTAYSIDAVVIGAGVVGLAVARRLALAGRETLVIEAADAIGTGTSSRNSEVIHAALYYPTGSLKAAACLRGKELLYRYAADRGVRAENCGKLMVATETAQLPKLQAIWDQAHANGVTGLAWMTPEDVRAIEPEVACVKAFMSGTTGIVDSHGLMLALQGDLEDAGGMVAFETPVLSAEIAADGIVLQTGGTAPAEIATPLLVNAAGHFAPKFLHDLKGFPADWIPRQWYAKGNYFALTGRQPFSRLVYPMPDAAGLGVHATIDLQGRCRFGPDVEWVENEHDLVVDPARSAGFYAAIRSYWPGLPDDALQPDYAGIRPKLHGPGTPMPDFRVDGPEAHGISGLVNLLGIESPGLTASLALADIVAERLGLAVLETV
- the gatA_3 gene encoding Glutamyl-tRNA(Gln) amidotransferase subunit A, translated to MTDPASLPALGATATADAIAAGKTTAAAVIDAALAHIARDNDRLHAFILVLADEARAEAALLDQLQARGHRRGPLHGVPVAVKDIIDVGGQRTRAGSATRDHLPPASFDAAAVARLRAAGAVVIGKTHTVEYAFGGWGTNVVAGTPVNPHDIAVPRVPGGSSSGSGVAVGAGMVPLAFGTDTGGSVRLPAAWCGAVGYKTSFGLVGRSGVVPLALAFDTIGPIARTVRDAAVMGQAMLGSDPADPATAGAPGLDLVSGLEAGVKGLTIGLVSLDHDMAVDVEVAAAIETASRALERAGARIVRLMLPETLATYTAACGELMMVEGYCRHGAFADSDPPALGAPVAARIRGGASLSGPALFNGLEQRAERIVAANVALEGIDALILPTTAVPAIPIAEVDETAAPGALTRFVNYLEWTAVSVPVARTAGGLPIGLQVVARRFADPLALRIARAAELNAGGPLPLPI
- the dctA_2 gene encoding Aerobic C4-dicarboxylate transport protein translates to MTATTLPDGARTPFYVSLSFQMALGLVLGGMVGWLWPDIGTQLNPLATAFVKLIKMIAGLIVFLTIVTGLAQMERGVGLGRIGIAAIVYFEIVSTLALMLGMVLGNIFQPGLGLTLPADGAAAVARIAEGGKALSTVEFLLGIIPKTVPDALAGGIMLQVLLVSLLFGYGLHLLGERAAPVVRDLTVLTELVFKVMGLILKVAPIGIFGAAAFTLGKFGLASLLPLAKLIALVYAGCALFIVVVFGLVARLSGFSLWSFLVRIREEVIIAFTTTSSEAALPGLMRKLEAAGCSKQVTGFVVPAGFSFNLDGSSIYMTLAALFIAQAAGIQLGLAEQLSLLLVFLLTSKGIAGVSGGAFVTLAASLLMFPDIPLAGLALILGIDRIMDSARTVTNVIGNGVATMAIAGWYGQRGTAGSAGDADPPAAADIAEPVLIQRP
- the thrC_3 gene encoding Threonine synthase translates to MREPAYIDPRNGTLYPLDQPRWCSDDRQPLMITELRGLTRDEIERGTRSLWRYRASLPVEIARPISMGEGMTPLVEGNWGDLRPFFKLEWFNPTSSFKDRGTTVMLSALRQLGVDAVLEDSSGNGGASVAAYGAAGGLRTKVLAPAYASPAKIAQIRAYGAEVQLVEGPREESQAEAIRQSDAVFYASHNWQPFFLQGTKSLAYEIWEDLGFSTPDNVIVPVGAGSSLLGCHIGFRELLAAGQIARMPRLFAAQPLACSPIDASFRAGVDTPVARPVAKTVAEGTAIKAPLRLAQMIAALKETAGDTVAVTEGEIVAALKRLAAQGLMVEPTSATAAAALDHLVARGSIRAGERTVVVVTGTGIKSAGLISELFGAAAP